GACGGCTTCCGAAATTAAAAAACTATTACCTTGTTCGTGAAAAAGAGATGTGGGATGGAATTGATAAAACTCCATATTTTTGACAATGGCACCAGCACGATAAGCACTCGCGACTCCATCACCCGTAGCGATGTTTGGGTTTGTGGTATGCAGATAAACTTGGCCTGCCCCACCCGTTGCCAAAATGGTTTTTTTAGCAAGAACAGGAAATACCTCTCCTGTTTCTGTATCTACGATATAGGCCCCATAACACCGAAGGGGAAGATTGTCTTTATCCTTTATATGGTGTTTGGTGATAAGATCCACACATGCATGGTTTTCTAAAATACGAATGTTTTGGTTGGCGTGAACATGGTCGAGTAGCGACTGTTCTACGGCACTTCCCGTTCTATCAAGGGAGTGGATGATTCGGTTTTTGCTATGTCCGCCTTCGCGGGCAAGGTCTAGTTCCCCAGTTTGGTTTCTTGTAAAAGGAACTCCAAGATCTAGTAACTCCCTAACCCGAGTTGGTCCTTCTTCGACAAGGACTCGCACGGCATCCAAATCACAAAGGCCCGCCCCCGATTCCAAGGTATCCTTTATATGTTCTTCAAACTTATCTTTGTCGTCAAAGACGGAAGCAATTCCGCCTTGGGCATAATTGGTATTGGATTCGTAGTCTGCCTTTTTGGTAACAACAACTACGGATCCAAGCGGAGCCAACTTTAATGCGGTAAAGAGGCCACTCACTCCGCTTCCAATGATCAAAAAATCCGATTTAATTCGTGTCACATGATTTCCAATTCTGTCCAATCCAAATCCTTTTCCCTCTGGAAACGGATTATTTTGTATTTAACATCCCTTCGATGTAATCCAAACTCCTGATCAGCATATAATCTGGTTTGATGGCATCAATTGCATGTTCTTTTAAATATGTATCTGCCTTTCCATTTTTTTTCACAAAGTCTTTAATGTTGTTCAAGTTGAATCTAGATTTGACAACCCCTTCGTGTGGAATTAAAGGTAAGTGATTCCACATATCTTCTTCTCTGTAGCGAAATGGAAATGTTCCGTCTGGTTCTTCTGAAACTTCTATATCGGGTGATACACCGACCACTTGGATTGTTTTTCCTGATGGAGAATAGTATCTTGCATTCGTGATTTTAAGTAAATAATCTGGGTTGCTATCAAGACGTTCTAGTGTTTGCACTGTAGCTTTACCAAATGTCCTTTCCCCAAGTAAAATTCCGCGACCGTGGTGTTGGATGGCACTTGCTACAATTTCAGAAGCTGATGCCGACTTTGAATTGATAAGGATTGCTAACGGAAGTTTTGTGATATCCTTGTTTCTTGCATATTTTTCTTCATCACTCCTGGAAGGAGTTTTTGTGGAAACGATCAATCCTTTTTCAATAAACATATCAGCGATATCAATCGCTAAATTCAAAAATCCACCGGAGTTTCCTCTGAGGTCCAAAATCAAAGCTTTGAGAGGTTTTCCATTTTCTTTTGCAGTTTTTTCCATCTCTGATAAAGCGTCAGCAATCTGTGTATCAATCGCTGCTTCACCGGGACCTGGTTTTACAAAACCAGTGAGTTTGATGTAAGCTACTTGCGGATTTTCTTTTACTAGATGATAAGTTACGTTTTTAATTGTAATTTTATCACGAACTACTTCGATATCAATTTTTCCTGTGTTTCCCTTTCTGGAAATGGTAAGGACAACTTTTGTTGCTTTTGGTCCTTTGATTTTTTTGACTACTTTATCAAGAGATAGATTTTTTATTAATTTTCCATCAACTGCTACGATGTTATCACCACTTCGAATCCCTGCTTTTAAAGCGGGGCTTCCTTCTAATGGATTTTCTACAATCACCTCTCTGCTTCCCCCGCCAGAAAGAATAGCTCCGATTCCTTCAAAAGATCCATCGCTGATTTTTTTCATGGATTCTTCCCAAACTTCTTCCAAAAAAACATTGGAATGTGGATCAAGAGAATTCAAATAACCGTTGGCGGCAGCAACAAACACTTGTTCCATGCGAAATTCTTTTTTATCTTCTTCCTCATCTTCAGGAAGTTCACCATCCAATTCTACTAATCCTTTTAATACGGGTGTTTTGTATTTTTCGAGGTTATCCTGGATGTAAGAGATCACTCGATCAAAATCTTTCTTAGAAAAATTAATTTCTTCCCATCTAGCAGAAATTACCGATTTTTTCAGTTTTTCTTTTTCGATGAGTTTTTTTAGTTCTGCATCAGAAAGTTTTCTGTTTTCGTTTTTTTTCCTTTTTTCCTTTTGGATTTTTTCAACCTGTTCATAATCCGGATCAAAAATTACAAATTTATCGGAAGGAGAAAGTTTGAACGTACTTCCTGGCCAAAGGTCGTCCTTATCATCGTATTTTTCGCGTTCTTTGAAGTAACTTTCTGGATAAAGGTAAAGCGGATGTCGCAAACTGAGAGCAGCAAAGCTGGCAGCATCAGTAAAGGCCCGGTTGACATTGATATGTTTATCAATATACAGTTTGTCCACAGAACGAATCACAGTTTCAAAGTCTCTGTAAGTAAAATCGGTTTCACGATTGGGAGCTTTTTTAGCTTCTGGTTCGCAGGAAATAAAGCCTACAGGAAGGGCAAAACTGAGTAGGGTAAAAAAGGAAAGTAGGTAAACAATTCGTTTCAAGGGAACTCTCGTAAAGTGGATAGATTATCCTAAGAATTTCCGATTTTCCAGTCCATGCAACTCAAAAAAAATCGGGACAAATCTAGGACACACGTATATCATAGACGGTGTGATGCGTCCATTCGTTGTCCTGATTTTCGCTCTTTCCCTTGGGTTTTGTACAACAGAGCCTCAGAAAAACCCTACCCGGGATCCGTACAGTTTGGAAACCCTAATCTTTTTGGAAGAAGTGTTACTCGACGTTTGGGAGTCTTCCGAGACCAAAGTGGAAGCATTATCTCGACTAAGATATGTTTGCCGAACTCGCGACACAGATGATGGATATTTATGTTACACTTGGGGTCTACTGGAATATCACAGAGGCAACTATGCTGAGAGTTATACTGCCTTTAGAAAAGCCCTAGAAAAAAATCCGAACGACAGCCTTTATAAAAATATGTTACGTATTTCCGCTGAAAAATCGGGAAATTTAACTGATCTAAAAGCCCATTCTCAGGACGGAGAGGTTCTTGCTGTTTTTACAGAAACACAAAAACTCTGCCAGGAAAACAAACCACCAGATAGAGAATCGTTTCGGTTCCTCGCAGAACGTGGGATCCTCACAAGAGAGTCTCTTCGTAGGGGAATCCTTTCGGATTGTTTCCAACGATTCAGTGAGGGAGACAAATCGAATCTTCAAAAAGAAATCCGGCTTTCTTCCCTTTCTTATCGGGAACGTCTTTATGCGGATCAAATGAAATCAGATCCTTTTTCAAGGATTTGGGACACAACCAGTTACCACCGAGGGGAATCTGGCAAAGAGGCTGTGGGTGCGAGCGCTGGGGTGGTAACGGTGAATGGTCCTCTCGGAACAGATGCAGGAATTCCTTCGGGAGCCGGAACCACAAAATTAGGTTCTCCGATTACAGATGCTTGGAGAAAACTGAAACTTGCTTCTGTTTCGGGAAATGAATCGCAAGGTCGGGAAGCCATTCGTAGTTTTCTTTCTGAAATCCAACAAGCCAAACGTAAGGGAAAATTAGAAAGTCAATTGGCTTTGGCTCTAGAAAGAGCAGCCAAGTTACTTTTGGAACAAGACCCACAGTATTCTAAACTCCGCTCCCTTGTGAAAGAACTTTGAGGTAATCCTTGATGGTTCTTTCCATTCCTACAATCAGACTTTGGCTGACAAGCCTGTGACCAATAGAAACTTCCGCTAAATGAGGAAGTTTAGCAAAAATTTGCAAATTGTTCGTATCCAAGTCATGTCCCGCATTGACACCTAACCCTAGTTTGTGGGCTTCTGTGGCAGCAGTTTCATAATCTTTGAAACTGAGTAAACCCTCTTCCAGAGACTGTTCGTAAGCAGAAGCAAAAGGTCCTGTATACAACTCGATCCGATCGGCTCCTAAATCTTTTACCAATGGATACTGTTCGAAATTCGTTTCCATAAACAAAGAAACTCGGATTCCTTTTTCATGGAACCTTTTGGTTATGGACTTTAAGGTTTGGAACACTGTTTTGTCTTTCAAATCAAATCCATGGTCTGAGGTGATTTCTCCCGGTTTTACGGGAACGAGAGTGGCTTGGTCTGGTTTGGCAGCAAGAACTAGGTCTAAAAAGCGTTCACTTGGTTCGCCTTCAATATTGAATTCTTTTTTGGGAAATTGATTTTTCGATAATTTTTCGTTGTAAGATTCTAAAAACTCTCGTATTTCGAATACATCCTGTTTGGTGATATGCCTTTCATCCTCTCTAGGATGGATGGTAATGCCTTCTGCACCAGCATCCAAGATGATTTCTGAAATATGAATGACACTGGGAATGGATCCGCCACGAGAATTCCGTAGAGTGGCGATCTTGTTGACATTGACACTTAATTGAGTCATAGGAAAAAAAAAACTTTTCATTAAATTTCATCCAGGAGAAAACCGTCCAATTTCAAAAAGGTTGTCCCTCTGAGGGGATTTCCAAAACTGTCAAAAGTACGTTTATGGTCGCAAAAAAAGCAGTCAAGAAGCAGGCCCCGCCCAAGAAAAAAGCGGTAGCCAAAGAAAAACCCAAGGACGCAAAGTCCACTTCCCCGAAGGAAGATAAAAAAAAGCCCGTAGTCGGCTCTAAAACTCCTGCTACGAAGGCGAAAGCCGTGCCAGCACCCAAAACAGCGTCCGCTGTGAATAAGGACAAACCGGCCCCAGTTGCGAAGGCGCCAGCTGTAAAAATCGATCCTAATAACCCTTTGGGCAAAAAGTTCAATTGTTACTCTTGTGGTACCAAGTTTTATGATTTGCACAAACCGGAAAAAAAATGTCCCAAATGCGGGGCTGACCAGTTGGCAAAACCTGCAATCAAATCACGAATGGCGGCTATCCGCAGTTCTGAATACGAAGTGGAAGAAGAGGAAGAGCCAGTTTTAGAAGATGATGAACTCTTAGAAGAAACCGAAGAGTTGGAAGAGGCCGAAGAAGAGGAGGTCGCAGCCGAGGAAGAGGTGTGATCCTCCCCGTCCTTGGTGGACCCACCGGTTCTGGAAAAACCGCCCTCACTAAAGTCCTCGACCCCAAACGTTTCGAAATTGTTTCTTTTGACTCACGCCAAGTCTACCGGGATCTTCCGGTAGGCACAACGGCACCCACTCCTGAAGAGTCCTCCCATATCCGCCACTGGCTTGTTGCCATCTTGAATGCAAACGAGTCTGTCAATGCCAGCCAATTTTCCCTTTGGGCCCGCGAAGCCATTAACGACATTCGGAGTCGTGGAAAAATTCCTTTTCTCATTGGTGGAACCGGATTTTACCTTCGAGCTTTTCTTATGGGAATGTTTCCCGTACCAAATGTACCTAAGGAAACAAAAGATTATGTTCTGGAACTTCCCCTGGAAAAAGCAAGAGAGGAGTTATATGCAAAAGATCCCAAAGCACTGGAATCTTTATCACCACAAGATGGATACCGAATCAAAAGGGCACTGGAAGTAGTCCTCACCGGGGTTTTATGGTCCGACGTTTCTAAAGAAACAGTCGGAGGATACTTAAAAGAACATCCCGATGTTCAATTGATTGGACATTGGTTGGATTGGCCACGTGACCTTCTCTATAGTCGAATCAATGAACGAGTGAAACAGATCGCAACGGGTATGTTAGCGGAGACAAAAGAAGTGATTTCAAAATATGGATCGGAATGCCCAGGCCTACGAACCTTAGGTTACAATTTTGCGCTTGCTTTCTTAAATGGAATCATAGACAGTAATACATTCATTGAGCAGTTGGCCCAAAGCCACAGGAATTATGCGAAAAGACAGATCACTTGGTTCAAAAAAGATCCATTACTTTCGCCCATTTCCTTCGAAGCCGCTGTCCAACTGTATACAAATATAGATAAAATATAGAGAAAACACTCGGGATTTCCAATGTCGGCAAAAAATAATATCCAAGACCAACTTCTAAATACAGCAAGAAAGGAGAAAATCGATCTCACCATCTACTTGTTAAACGGAGTTCCGCTGAAAGGAAAGGTTGTCAGTTTTGACAATTTCACAATCATCTTAGAAAACGAAAGCAAACAGAACTTGGTGTACAAACACGCCATTTCGACGATCATCCCAGCAAAACCCATCAAACTTCATAGTGAAGAAACACCGAAAGAAGCGGGAGGGGTCTAACTCTTTTCTGGTTTTCCTCTGTTTGCTTTGCTAAATTCTGGTTCCAAACCCTATGGCAAAATTACCTAAAGAATCCCCGGTTGTCCTCATTATGGCTGGTGGAAAGGGGGAGCGGTTTTGGCCTCGCTCCCGCACCAACTCCCCGAAACAACTCCAGAAAGTTTATTCCAATAAAACCCTTCTCCGTGAGACCATCGACCGGGCTCTCACCATCACAACTCTAGACCGAATTTATATTGGAACCAACGCCAACCTAAAAACGGAGATCCTCAAAAAAGATCCTAAATTTCCTTCTAACAATTTCATCCTAGAGCCCGAAGGAAAAAACACAGCACCCATCATTGCACTCTCAGCTTTATACTTTCAGAAGAAATTTGGAAATCCGAATCTTATCGTTTTGTCTGCGGATGCTTTTATTGATCCGATCAAAGAATTTACAAAAACCATAGAGCAAGCCTTATACGAGACAGAAAATGGAATGGTTTTACTTGGGGTCAAACCCAACCGTCCCGAAGTAGGGTATGGTTACATCAGCACTGGAAAGCCAACTGATGTAGGTTATACGGTAAAAGCTTTTTTTGAAAAACCTGATTTCAAAACCGCTTTAAAATATATTAAAAAAAAGAATTTTTATTGGAATCCAGGGATTTTCCTTTTCCGCACAGAAACCATCCTTTCGGAACTCGAACGCCATGCTCCTCACATTCTAGGCCCTTTAAAAAATGGATTTCCCTTTAAGAGTTTTGGAGATCTAAAAACCGCCTTCCAAATGCTTCCTTCTGAAGCGATCGATACAGCCATTATGGAGAAATCCAATCGCATCCGTATGGTAGAAGCTACTTTCAATTGGGATGATGTAGGATCTTGGATGTCTCTAGAAAGAATCCTTCCTGGAGACAAAGAAAAGAACCACCACCAAGGAAAAGAAGTTCTCTATCACAAAGCTTCAGGGAATATTTCTTCCGTTCAGAAGGAACTCATTGCCTTTCTTGGAGTTAAGGATCTCATCGTAGTGGAAGAACCAGATGTCCTTCTCGTGACCTCTCGTGATGGCGTAGGGGATATCAAAGCTATGTTATCCACTATGCGGAAAAATAAAGTTTTACAAAAGTACCTCGACTAGAATTTTGACAGATAGGCTTGATATAAGGAGGAAGGAATGCCTTCCGGAAAAAAGAGAAAGCGTAGAAAAATCGCAACCCACAAACGTAAGAAAAAACGCAGAGCCAACAGACACAAAAAGAAGAAATAATCTTTCTTCAGTGACTTTCTTTTTCCTCCGATAGATTTGTTATGAAACAAGTCTGGAGGAAACAGAAACCCCGCACACCCGGTTTCATCCGAGCATTTACCATGGAAACACCTCTCGGGGATGTCCTGGAGGCTGAGTTCAACTTTCACGAACGACTCGTTCGGTTAGCTGTAGAAATCAAAGAAGAGAAGGGCCGCATGTATGGTGCCACCGTAAAAAACGGAACCGTACAGGCAGAGAAGGATATATCTTCTGGTCGCGCCTATCCCGTTTTTAGAAAGGTTTGGCCCTTTCGTGAGTACTTCAGTGCCCTCCCCGATAAAGACATGCTTGCATGTATTGGCGGGGCGTACGAAATTTATCCCCCGTTCCTTCCTGATACCCAAGAAAAAGGCCGTAATTCTAGATTGCCTTTGCAATCGGCACTCTTTCCCTCCACTCGGTATGATTCCATTTTTGGGATTATTCGGGAAACTCGGTTCCAACGTTGGAGAAGGGAAAGGCGTGAGGCAAGAGAAGCCCGAGGATCGCTCTGGTTGCGTTTTAAAAGGCGTGTCTGGGGAGATTTACAAGATATCTGTTTGGGGATCGGATTTGGATGTTTGGTGTATTATCTCTATTATGATTATGTCGTATTAGGATTAACTTTGGGAATCCTAGGTATGACCGCAGGACTTCTGGATTTTCTTGTCAGAAAACGTTCTGTCTTAATGACAAAAGTGTTGTCATTTCTGAGTTTCGGTTCATATTTTTTCTACAATGGCTACGTCTACTTCTAGTGCGTAGGTACCATTGTAGAAAGTTATATGGCAAAAGAAACATCATCCGCAAACCAATTCATTCATGAGCAGTACATTATATTCAATTTGGGCGATGAAGAATATGCCATTCCCATCACCATAGTCGAAGAAATTGTCAAAATCACTAACCTAATCCGTGTTCCACAATCCAAAAGTTTTTTTGCAGGGATAATGGACATTCGTGGCAAAGTCGTTCGAATGATTGACCTTGCCAAACGTCTGAACATTAAAAATATTACAGAAGCGGCAGCAGACCGAGCCATTGTGATCAATGTCTCTGGAAAATCCATTGGTGTGATTGTGGATAAAGTGTCTCACGTGGTGCATTTCCCCGCAAACCAAGTGGACCCACCTCCCCCTTCGGTCAAAGGGATTTCGTCTCGATACATCACGGGTGTGGGTAAAAAGGACAATCGGTTCATCATCCTGATTGATATTGAAAAAATTCTCACTGTGGAAGAAGTTACCGAGTTGGCAACCGTCTAACGACCGAAAGGTTTTTGTTTTTAATTATAAAGTATGATCATTTCAAAGTTTTATTACCTGAGAAAGAACTTGTATTCCATGGCAGAACTTGTTTTGGAACAGGTCATTCTCTTAAGTGAAGCTTTGGAAGCTGATGATTATGCGCAAGCCGAACGTATTGTAGAACGAGACGATCTTATCGATGATTTAGAAAAGGAAAATGACAACCTTTCCCAAAATGCCATTTTAGAAGCGGTGAGTAATCGTAACATTCTTGGTATGGGAGATGTGGACAACGACATCGTTTTGAAAAAAGACCCACTTCGTTTTGCGCTCTCCGCCATTCGAATTACAAGAAACATGGAACGGATGGGAGACCAAGTGGTCAACTGTGCCGATGTATTCCGCCATAAAACCATTCGCAAAGGTCTTTTTAAAAACGAAGAACCGATGACTCTCATCCTCTCTCGGGTGACTACCCTTGCGGGAATGGCCATTGAATCCCTTGTCGAAGAAAAAGAAAGGTTTATGGGAAGTGTCAATACATTAGAAGATGAATTGAATGCTCTTTGTGACCAAGCATTTCATAAATATCGTTGTGTCCCTGATATGGAAAAACAGGAATTTGCTGATGTATATCGCATTATTCTCGCACTAGAACGGTTAGGTGACTATGCGGTAAACGTAGCAGAAGAACTTGTGCGATTAAATACGGGTAAAGACATTCGCCATTTAGAAAACGTCAAAACAAAAGCCTCTCATTTTCCCTAAATAATAATATTTTCGTACATTATTTTCAGTTTTCCTCGAACACTTTGAACCTTCTTTATTTTTCTGGTTACTACTCACATCGCTTTCAATATTTAGATCCCTTCTAATTGATATAACAATTCGATAATTGTTGTCTTCACTAAATCAGTATTATTTTTTATTGGATCATTCGAATCCTCTGAAACAAAATAAATTGACAATTGAAATAGAACGTGATTAGAATTCCTTCCCAATGACAAAACAAGATACGATTTCCAATCAAAAAACCTCTGGATTTATGGTTTCCTATCTTATGATCACCAATCTAGATCCATTTATTTTTTTTACAGGGATGTTCCTGCTCTTTGGTCTGGAGAATTTTGAATCCATCCTAAAAATATTGGTTTACCTAGCTCCGCCGATCATCGGGCTCCATGCAATTTTATTCTTTTTTAAAAATCTGGAATTTCGGAAACAGATGAGGCGTGCTGAAGGAATTATCTATTCAGACAAAGAATTAAACTTCATTCGAGGATTTTCAAAATCGGGAGCACTGAATATTTTGTCTACCAATGTGGGTGGGCCAATTTTAACCATGCTCCTCGCTTATCATTATGGTTTGGTAAAGACATACGGTGAAGTAGTGTTTTTTAGCATTCTTGGGATTATACTCGCTATGGCGATTTCTTCCATATTTTACGTAACCGTTGAGAAAAAACTTTATGATACTTATAATCGGTTACATTTGCCGCCTTTAAGTTTGTTTGTAAATTTACTTTTTCCAATTTTTTCAACATTTGTAATCGGATACTTTATATTTGCTTTTTATGTTTACTCTCAGTTTCGCTCGCAAGTAGATCAAAATCATTTAGAAACCATTTGTATTGGATTAAGTTTCTTTATCCTCTTTATGATCGCAATTTTGTTTGTTGTTTTATGGAGATTAACAGGAAATACTTCTGCAACTATTCGAGAAGTTTCTTCTATGTTAAAAGCATTTTCAGACGGAGATTTACGATCTGGTATACAAACCAATAAAACACGAAATGAAATTGGTTTGATTTCCGTTTATTTAAACGAAGCAAAAACAAAACTAAATAGATTGATTACTTCCATCACGAACCACTCGATAAAAATAGAGGAAGAAGCCAAAAATTTGGAAATTTTGTCTGGAGATTCAGCAGAACATTCTCAAATCCAAGCGGCTTCGTTAGAAGAGGTGGCAGCTGCATTAGAGGAAAATGGATCTTCTATCAATGGGATTTATTCAGATGCATTGGAACAAAAAAAATTAACTGCATCTACAAATGAATCTATCATTCATTTATTTACTTTGTCATCGAGCCTAAAAGAAATTTCATTATATGCAAAAGAAAAAGCCGATTCTGTAGAAAATGAAGTAACCAAAAGTGCAAAATCGATTGTCACCACCATTGAAAGTATTGAGGAAGTAGATAAAAATGCGATTGAAATTGGAAAAATTTTGGCAATCATCAAAGAAATTTCAGAACAAGTCAACTTACTTGCGTTAAATGCTTCTATTGAAGCGGCGAGAGCCGGAGATATGGGAAGAGGATTTGCAGTTGTGGCTTCTGAGGTGGGGAAGTTAGCGGAAAGAACGGCGTTTTCTACAAAAACAATTTCTGATTTGATCAAACGAGTCTCTGTTTCCACAAGTTTATCTGTGGAATCAGTAAAATCTGCGAATGATACTTTTAAGTATTTATCAGAGAGTGTTGTTGATATCATCACAAGCATAGACAAAGTCAATGAAGCGAATCTAGAGCAAATTGCAGAAGTAGAAGAAATTCGTAAACAATCCGAAAATATTGTGAATCGTTCCAGTTCTGTTTCCTTTGCAACAGAGGAACAAAAAAAAGTGAACGAAGAAATGAGTTCTTCTGTACATCATCTGGCAAACGATACAGCAAAATTATCAATGATGTCTGAAAAAACGGCAAAATCCTCAGCAGAGTTAAATTCCTTGATTTTAGAATTAAATCGCGAATTATCATTATTCAAACTATAATTATGATTAGTGCGACTTTTATTTTTAAACAAAAAAAAACAGATACAGAATTTGAAACTTTGGATTCTTCAATTGAATCTTATGTAGAAAGTCACCCAGAATATTTAGGAAAGGATAGTTGGGTAAATGTAGAAAAGGGGACAATGGCGGTTGTGTATTATTTTAAAACATACCTTGGTCTCGAATCACTGAGGACCTTTTCTGATCATACCTTGGCAAAATCCCAATATTCTAAATGGTATGAAGGGTACCAAGTGATCATTGCTGAAGTTACCAAAACCTATGGAGATGGCGGGATTGTTCACGTAACTGAAAGTTAGTTGGTGTTGTCGTTTTTTGGTTTGGTTCTGATTTTAAGTAAATTCAGATTTTGTTAGAATCCAATTCTTCTTTGTAAGTTTGTAATAAATTTACTTAGAAAACTTTAGGTTTTTCCTTCCATGTAGGCTTGTAATTCCTGTTGTAATCCTTCTGGAAGACTCAAGCCCCTTGCTCGGATCCTTTCGTTGTATTTGTTGAAAGACATTCTATGTTGGTTGGTGTTGAGATACCCTTCCAATGCTTCTGCCGCCCAAGGCATAATTTCTTTTACGAAGTCGTGGTTTTCTTCCAGTTGATCACAAAAAGGAATGAAAAGGGGACGGTTTACGGGTCTTCCGATATTTCTATAAAATAATAAACAATATAAAGTCTCATCCCCAAGAACGGATTCAGTTCTGATTTTTTCTTCTACATATTTCAAGTTGATTGTATCCAAGTAATCGATGTTAAACGTTTCTGGGGCCAATCGTTTGGAAACAAATTTAGAAATTTCCGTTTTTACAAAAGACAGGTTTGTACAGTGAGCTGGGCAACAACTTTGGTCTTTGTGTAAATCACATTCTAAAAGCAATATACAATCAACATCGGAAGTGGGATCAACAATGCCAAAGTTGATCGATCCCAAAAGTTCTAATGCAACTTCATAGCCTTTGCGTGACAATTCCTGGGTTGCTAGCCGGAAAGCCTGCATTCTCTTTAGGGCATACTTGGTATCATAATTTCTATATTTGTTTTTGAGGACGAGATACCGTTCGACGATGTTTTTTGACATAGGAGATCCAGATCTACTGGCGGATTGCCTTACAGTGAACGCCAGTCATTCGAATTATACAACCCCTTT
The sequence above is drawn from the Leptospira sp. WS4.C2 genome and encodes:
- a CDS encoding S41 family peptidase, translated to MKRIVYLLSFFTLLSFALPVGFISCEPEAKKAPNRETDFTYRDFETVIRSVDKLYIDKHINVNRAFTDAASFAALSLRHPLYLYPESYFKEREKYDDKDDLWPGSTFKLSPSDKFVIFDPDYEQVEKIQKEKRKKNENRKLSDAELKKLIEKEKLKKSVISARWEEINFSKKDFDRVISYIQDNLEKYKTPVLKGLVELDGELPEDEEEDKKEFRMEQVFVAAANGYLNSLDPHSNVFLEEVWEESMKKISDGSFEGIGAILSGGGSREVIVENPLEGSPALKAGIRSGDNIVAVDGKLIKNLSLDKVVKKIKGPKATKVVLTISRKGNTGKIDIEVVRDKITIKNVTYHLVKENPQVAYIKLTGFVKPGPGEAAIDTQIADALSEMEKTAKENGKPLKALILDLRGNSGGFLNLAIDIADMFIEKGLIVSTKTPSRSDEEKYARNKDITKLPLAILINSKSASASEIVASAIQHHGRGILLGERTFGKATVQTLERLDSNPDYLLKITNARYYSPSGKTIQVVGVSPDIEVSEEPDGTFPFRYREEDMWNHLPLIPHEGVVKSRFNLNNIKDFVKKNGKADTYLKEHAIDAIKPDYMLIRSLDYIEGMLNTK
- a CDS encoding pyridoxine 5'-phosphate synthase, producing MTQLSVNVNKIATLRNSRGGSIPSVIHISEIILDAGAEGITIHPREDERHITKQDVFEIREFLESYNEKLSKNQFPKKEFNIEGEPSERFLDLVLAAKPDQATLVPVKPGEITSDHGFDLKDKTVFQTLKSITKRFHEKGIRVSLFMETNFEQYPLVKDLGADRIELYTGPFASAYEQSLEEGLLSFKDYETAATEAHKLGLGVNAGHDLDTNNLQIFAKLPHLAEVSIGHRLVSQSLIVGMERTIKDYLKVLSQGSGV
- a CDS encoding FYDLN acid domain-containing protein — encoded protein: MVAKKAVKKQAPPKKKAVAKEKPKDAKSTSPKEDKKKPVVGSKTPATKAKAVPAPKTASAVNKDKPAPVAKAPAVKIDPNNPLGKKFNCYSCGTKFYDLHKPEKKCPKCGADQLAKPAIKSRMAAIRSSEYEVEEEEEPVLEDDELLEETEELEEAEEEEVAAEEEV
- the miaA gene encoding tRNA (adenosine(37)-N6)-dimethylallyltransferase MiaA, whose translation is MILPVLGGPTGSGKTALTKVLDPKRFEIVSFDSRQVYRDLPVGTTAPTPEESSHIRHWLVAILNANESVNASQFSLWAREAINDIRSRGKIPFLIGGTGFYLRAFLMGMFPVPNVPKETKDYVLELPLEKAREELYAKDPKALESLSPQDGYRIKRALEVVLTGVLWSDVSKETVGGYLKEHPDVQLIGHWLDWPRDLLYSRINERVKQIATGMLAETKEVISKYGSECPGLRTLGYNFALAFLNGIIDSNTFIEQLAQSHRNYAKRQITWFKKDPLLSPISFEAAVQLYTNIDKI
- the hfq gene encoding RNA chaperone Hfq, with amino-acid sequence MSAKNNIQDQLLNTARKEKIDLTIYLLNGVPLKGKVVSFDNFTIILENESKQNLVYKHAISTIIPAKPIKLHSEETPKEAGGV
- a CDS encoding mannose-1-phosphate guanylyltransferase, which translates into the protein MAKLPKESPVVLIMAGGKGERFWPRSRTNSPKQLQKVYSNKTLLRETIDRALTITTLDRIYIGTNANLKTEILKKDPKFPSNNFILEPEGKNTAPIIALSALYFQKKFGNPNLIVLSADAFIDPIKEFTKTIEQALYETENGMVLLGVKPNRPEVGYGYISTGKPTDVGYTVKAFFEKPDFKTALKYIKKKNFYWNPGIFLFRTETILSELERHAPHILGPLKNGFPFKSFGDLKTAFQMLPSEAIDTAIMEKSNRIRMVEATFNWDDVGSWMSLERILPGDKEKNHHQGKEVLYHKASGNISSVQKELIAFLGVKDLIVVEEPDVLLVTSRDGVGDIKAMLSTMRKNKVLQKYLD
- a CDS encoding chemotaxis protein CheW, producing the protein MAKETSSANQFIHEQYIIFNLGDEEYAIPITIVEEIVKITNLIRVPQSKSFFAGIMDIRGKVVRMIDLAKRLNIKNITEAAADRAIVINVSGKSIGVIVDKVSHVVHFPANQVDPPPPSVKGISSRYITGVGKKDNRFIILIDIEKILTVEEVTELATV
- a CDS encoding phosphate uptake regulator PhoU; the protein is MIISKFYYLRKNLYSMAELVLEQVILLSEALEADDYAQAERIVERDDLIDDLEKENDNLSQNAILEAVSNRNILGMGDVDNDIVLKKDPLRFALSAIRITRNMERMGDQVVNCADVFRHKTIRKGLFKNEEPMTLILSRVTTLAGMAIESLVEEKERFMGSVNTLEDELNALCDQAFHKYRCVPDMEKQEFADVYRIILALERLGDYAVNVAEELVRLNTGKDIRHLENVKTKASHFP
- a CDS encoding methyl-accepting chemotaxis protein; protein product: MTKQDTISNQKTSGFMVSYLMITNLDPFIFFTGMFLLFGLENFESILKILVYLAPPIIGLHAILFFFKNLEFRKQMRRAEGIIYSDKELNFIRGFSKSGALNILSTNVGGPILTMLLAYHYGLVKTYGEVVFFSILGIILAMAISSIFYVTVEKKLYDTYNRLHLPPLSLFVNLLFPIFSTFVIGYFIFAFYVYSQFRSQVDQNHLETICIGLSFFILFMIAILFVVLWRLTGNTSATIREVSSMLKAFSDGDLRSGIQTNKTRNEIGLISVYLNEAKTKLNRLITSITNHSIKIEEEAKNLEILSGDSAEHSQIQAASLEEVAAALEENGSSINGIYSDALEQKKLTASTNESIIHLFTLSSSLKEISLYAKEKADSVENEVTKSAKSIVTTIESIEEVDKNAIEIGKILAIIKEISEQVNLLALNASIEAARAGDMGRGFAVVASEVGKLAERTAFSTKTISDLIKRVSVSTSLSVESVKSANDTFKYLSESVVDIITSIDKVNEANLEQIAEVEEIRKQSENIVNRSSSVSFATEEQKKVNEEMSSSVHHLANDTAKLSMMSEKTAKSSAELNSLILELNRELSLFKL